The Aspergillus luchuensis IFO 4308 DNA, chromosome 6, nearly complete sequence genome segment ATTCAGTTTCTCCTGCGGACGTTCCCGTCGACGTTCCAGTAGCCCTGGTTCCTTTCAGAGCGGCGGTGTTAGCTACTGCCTCGGTGGCGTGTACCTGCGCACTCGAGCTTGATCCAGCAGGCTTCAGACCGGTGGTATCAGCTGGTACACCGGGCTTAGTAGAAGAGGGGTGAACAAGGACCTGTAAGACAATATCAGTACTATCCTCTTCTAACGGTCCGGTAGATGCTAAGCATGTACTGACCTTCTGACCACCAGCTCCTTCAACAACCTTTCCTGTTCTCTTGTCTACCACGCTAGCCTGCAGCAATCCACCCAAGACACTATCCAGCACACTGCCCAAACCTCCCCACATTGTCACGGCCAAAATCCACTGGGCCCGGCTCTTGAGCATCGACAGGGTATCGGCTTCGGGGCAGAAAGGTAGGATAGCAGCGGACGACACGGCAATTGTAAAAGCACCCAGCACTCCTGCTAGGAGTCCAGTTCCCGTTACACCGCCATTGGTACCGGGAGGAACGACGCGGAACGTGGGAGAGGTGATCAGGCGGGGTTTCGACTTGGATAGGATACCAAGCTCGGAGGAGTATGTATCAGCGGCGACAGCGGCGTAGTTCCTACAACGAGGACCTGTTAGTACGCGCATAAGAAAGGTTTAGAAATAGAGA includes the following:
- a CDS encoding DUF92 domain-containing protein (COG:S;~EggNog:ENOG410PFG3;~InterPro:IPR002794;~PFAM:PF01940;~TransMembrane:4 (n4-14c19/20o29-55i181-201o217-239i338-359o);~go_component: GO:0016021 - integral component of membrane [Evidence IEA]), translated to MKPYIGIPAVIVLVHRAWSRKSLTTPGLIAAALTASAHALHPWSAPFVLLGVFYFGGTKVTKVKHDVKARLTLSATGSEGGEGQRTHIQVLANSVVATVLALLHTYVLAGQPASATQCFSNGHNVADLLVVGIVANYAAVAADTYSSELGILSKSKPRLITSPTFRVVPPGTNGGVTGTGLLAGVLGAFTIAVSSAAILPFCPEADTLSMLKSRAQWILAVTMWGGLGSVLDSVLGGLLQASVVDKRTGKVVEGAGGQKVLVHPSSTKPGVPADTTGLKPAGSSSSAQVHATEAVANTAALKGTRATGTSTGTSAGETESGHESRRVESGRDLLDNNAVNLLMAFTMSVGAMGAASWAWGLNIADLALW